GGGCTTCGCGCAAGCACACCGCACACACTCCTCCAAACTGGAGGCCACGGGCGGGGCTGCAGGCTCCGCTCCGAGATGCTCTCTCGCTACCGCCGCCGTCacggccgctgcctcctcctccccagacTACCGCCATTCTCCACCTTCACCTACCTAGCCCCACATCCCCCACCCTCCGCCACTGATGCCGCCCCCGATTACTCCCCCGGCGGTCTCGACCCCGCGTCCCTCCCCGCGGACGACGCCATCGCTGCGCTCCCGTCCCTCGCGGACTCCGCGGCGGCTCTGGCGCTCTTCCGCCGCCTGGCAGCCCGCCCGGACCTCTGCCGCCTCATGCGGCTCTacgccacggccgccaccaccttctTCGCGCGGGGGAACCTCCCCATGGCGCACGAGGCCATGCGCACGATGGTCGCCGCCTTCGCGGAGGCCGGGCGGCTCCGGGAGGCCGCAGTCATGGTGCTCGAGATGCGGAGCCACGGGCTCCCGCTCTGCGTCGAGACGGCCAACTGGGTGCTCCGCGTCGGGCTGGCGCACTCCTGGTGCTTTCTGCTCGCGCGCGAGGTGTTCGACAGAATGACGCGGAGCGGCGGGATGCGCCCCGACGAGCGCAGCTTTCGGGCGCTGGTCCTCGGGTGCTGCCGGGAGGGGCGCTTTGAGGAGGTCGACGCCTTGCTGGTGGCGATGCGGCAGAAAGGGTTCTGCCTGGACAACGCGATGTGCACGGTGGCCATGCGCGCGTTCTGCCAGCAGGGACGGTTCAAGGATGTGTCGGAGCTGTTCAGGAGGATGTGGGAAATGGGAACGCTGCCGAACATGGTGAACTACACCGCGTGGATTGATGGCCTGTGCAAGAGAGGCTACGTCAAGCAGGCGTTCCATGTGCTGGAGGAGATGGTTGGGAAGGGGTTGAAGCCAAATGTGTACACGCACACGTCGCTGATACATGGGCTATGCAGGATTGGGTGGACAGAGCGGGCGTTCCAGCTGTTCTTGAAGTTGTTAAGAGTAGCTCGTACAAGCCGAATGTGCATACATACACTGTGATGATCGGAGGGTACTGCAAAGAGGGGAAGCTTGCTCGAGCTGAGATGCTGTTGGGCAGGATGGTTGAGCAGGGACTGGCGCCAAACACAAACACATACACTACACTGATCGATGGTCACTGCAAAGGAGGCAGCTTTGATCGTGCCTTTGAGCTCATGAATAAGATGAAGCTGGAAGGTTTCCTGCCCAATATTTATACATATAATGCTATTGTTGGTGGTTTGTGCAGAAAAGGACAGATTCAAGAAGCTTACAAGGTTGTCCGAGCGGCAACTAGTCAGGGGCTGCATCCTGATAAGGTGACATATACTATACTGATAACTGAGCACTGCAAACAGGGCCACATCATGTATGCCCTACGGTTGTTCAACAGGATGGCAGAAAATGGTTGCCATCCGGATATAGGCACATACACCACCATCATTGCTGCATATTGCCAGCAAAGGCAAATGGAAGAAAGTCAGAAGCTGTTTGAGAAATGCCATGCTATAGGATTAGTGCCAACCAAACAAACGTATACTTCAATGATTGCCGGATACTGTAAAGTTGGGAAATCAACCTCGGCTCTGAGAATGTTTGAGAGAATGGTTCAACATGGATGCCTTCCTGACTCTATAACTTACGGGGCCCTAATAAGTGGGTTATGCAAGGAGTCCAGACTAGAGGAAGCACGGGCATTATATGAGAGCATGCTTGATAAACATTTGGTTCCATGTGATGTAACTCGTGTCACTTTAGCTTTTGAATATTGCAGGAAGGAGAAGATAAGCATTGCGGTATCCATGTTGGATAGACTGGACAAACGGCAACAGGCTCACACAGCAGATGCACTTGTTAGAAAGCTCAGCGCCGCGGACAATTTGGATGCTGCTAGTCTTTTCCTTAAAAATGTTCTGGAGAAGCATTACACTGTTGACCATCTAACTTATACAAGCTTCATCAATTCATGCTATAACAGCAATAGATATGCCCTAGCTTCTGAAATATCTGAAAAGATCTCGAAGAGGATCTCTAACTTTCATCAAAAGGATGCCACAACCATTGCTTGATTAACAAGAGTAATCCAAATTTTGTCTACCAATGCAGACAACTGTGAAGGCATCCATTGCTTATGCCTTCACAGTTGTTGATTAACATAAGAGTGATTAACATAAGAGTGAAGCATAAGAATATTCCATCCAAATGAAAAACATTCCTTCTTTATGAACAGTTGGGAACTTGGGATCAATTACTTCACCCATAGTTAGCTAATAGAATAAGAAAATTCCTTATATTCGAAAACCATATTGTGAATTTGGTTAAACCTTAGCTGCCTTGGTCAGTAATGGAATTCAAACTTCAATATAAACTTACATTTTTGTAACTTTGTTGTCCTGACAAGTAACATGGTTCCAATAGCAGGGGCTCATTTGATTATCCTTCCAGTCATTAAGCACACCACTGTTATCGATGAGTTGTTGCCTCATTTCATACAGTGCTTCAACTGCAGACAAAACAGAGTTTTATTTCTGGAGTCTgagttctaaaaaaaaaagtggttAAATCCTCCTTATTGAATCTATTCAGTGTCTCACTTGCAACCTGGATTCTGTAGCTCTTTACTGTTAGGGCGTCATAGAGTATATTTTGATA
This genomic window from Setaria viridis chromosome 8, Setaria_viridis_v4.0, whole genome shotgun sequence contains:
- the LOC117866457 gene encoding LOW QUALITY PROTEIN: uncharacterized protein (The sequence of the model RefSeq protein was modified relative to this genomic sequence to represent the inferred CDS: inserted 1 base in 1 codon), translating into MLSRYRRRHGRCLLLPRLPPFSTFTYLAPHPPPSATDAAPDYSPGGLDPASLPADDAIAALPSLADSAAALALFRRLAARPDLCRLMRLYATAATTFFARGNLPMAHEAMRTMVAAFAEAGRLREAAVMVLEMRSHGLPLCVETANWVLRVGLAHSWCFLLAREVFDRMTRSGGMRPDERSFRALVLGCCREGRFEEVDALLVAMRQKGFCLDNAMCTVAMRAFCQQGRFKDVSELFRRMWEMGTLPNMVNYTAWIDGLCKRGYVKQAFHVLEEMVGKGLKPNVYTHTSLIHGLCRIGWTERAFQLFLKLXKSSSYKPNVHTYTVMIGGYCKEGKLARAEMLLGRMVEQGLAPNTNTYTTLIDGHCKGGSFDRAFELMNKMKLEGFLPNIYTYNAIVGGLCRKGQIQEAYKVVRAATSQGLHPDKVTYTILITEHCKQGHIMYALRLFNRMAENGCHPDIGTYTTIIAAYCQQRQMEESQKLFEKCHAIGLVPTKQTYTSMIAGYCKVGKSTSALRMFERMVQHGCLPDSITYGALISGLCKESRLEEARALYESMLDKHLVPCDVTRVTLAFEYCRKEKISIAVSMLDRLDKRQQAHTADALVRKLSAADNLDAASLFLKNVLEKHYTVDHLTYTSFINSCYNSNRYALASEISEKISKRISNFHQKDATTIA